The proteins below come from a single Piscinibacter gummiphilus genomic window:
- a CDS encoding aspartate kinase, translating into MALIVHKYGGTSMGSTERIRNVAKRVAKWARAGHQMVVVPSAMSGETNRLLGLAKELSPEIASDGVLRELDMIASTGEQVSVGLLSIALQAEGLQAVSYAGWQVPIATDSSYTKARIQSIDDKRVRADLAAGKVVVITGFQGVDDKGNITTLGRGGSDTSAVAVAAAMKADECLIYTDVDGVYTTDPRIVPEARRLHTVSFEEMLEMASLGSKVLQIRSVEFAGKYRVPTRVLSSFTPWDIDLAEEAKSGTLITFEEDEKMEQAVVAGIAFNRDEAKITVAGVPDKPGIAFQILGPVAEANIDVDVIIQNVSHDGKTDFSFTVHRNDYARTVDLLKNKVLQQMGAKEVTGDNKICKVSIVGIGMRSHVGVAAKMFRCLSEEGINIQMITTSEIKTSVVIDEKYMELAVRALHKAFDLEQQPA; encoded by the coding sequence ATGGCACTCATCGTTCACAAATACGGCGGCACTTCCATGGGCTCCACGGAGCGCATTCGCAATGTCGCCAAACGCGTGGCCAAGTGGGCGCGCGCCGGGCACCAAATGGTGGTCGTGCCCTCGGCGATGAGCGGCGAGACGAATCGCCTGCTGGGCCTGGCGAAGGAGCTGTCGCCCGAAATCGCGAGCGACGGCGTGCTGCGCGAGCTCGACATGATCGCCTCCACCGGCGAGCAGGTGTCGGTGGGCTTGCTGTCCATCGCGTTGCAGGCTGAAGGCCTGCAAGCCGTGAGTTACGCGGGCTGGCAGGTGCCCATCGCCACCGACTCGTCGTACACCAAGGCCCGCATCCAGAGCATCGACGACAAGCGCGTGCGTGCCGATCTGGCCGCCGGCAAGGTGGTCGTCATCACCGGCTTCCAGGGCGTGGACGACAAGGGCAACATCACCACGCTCGGTCGGGGCGGCTCCGACACCTCGGCCGTGGCCGTGGCGGCCGCGATGAAGGCCGATGAGTGCCTGATCTACACCGACGTCGATGGTGTCTACACCACCGACCCGCGCATCGTGCCCGAGGCACGCCGCCTGCACACCGTGAGCTTCGAAGAGATGCTCGAAATGGCCAGCCTCGGCTCCAAGGTGCTGCAGATCCGCTCGGTCGAATTCGCCGGCAAGTACCGCGTGCCGACACGCGTGCTCTCCAGCTTCACCCCCTGGGACATCGACCTCGCCGAAGAGGCCAAGTCCGGCACCCTGATCACTTTTGAGGAAGACGAAAAAATGGAACAAGCCGTTGTTGCAGGCATCGCGTTCAACCGTGACGAAGCCAAGATCACCGTCGCCGGCGTGCCCGACAAGCCCGGCATCGCCTTCCAGATCCTGGGCCCCGTGGCCGAGGCCAACATCGACGTCGACGTCATCATCCAAAACGTGTCGCACGACGGGAAGACCGACTTCTCGTTCACCGTGCACCGCAACGACTACGCCCGCACCGTCGACCTGCTGAAGAACAAGGTGCTGCAGCAGATGGGCGCCAAGGAAGTGACCGGCGACAACAAGATCTGCAAGGTCAGCATCGTGGGCATCGGCATGCGCTCGCACGTGGGCGTGGCCGCCAAGATGTTCCGTTGTCTCTCGGAAGAGGGCATCAACATCCAGATGATCACCACCAGCGAGATCAAGACCAGCGTGGTGATCGACGAGAAGTACATGGAGCTCGCCGTGCGTGCGCTCCACAAGGCGTTCGACCTCGAGCAACAACCTGCTTGA
- the tilS gene encoding tRNA lysidine(34) synthetase TilS, producing MAASRTPATAEPAPRIAVAYSAGRDSTALLHATATAAVGQGVEVLALHIHHGLSPHADDWLAHAQRQCARWRRQGLPVRLCTQRLTHKPATGESVEAWARRERYRALREMALQEGATLVLLAHHQRDQAETLLLQALRGAGVAGLAGMPETIEREGVTWTRPWLQQSRSAIEAYVRHHRLRFVDDDSNDQPRFARNRLRLDVWPALVKAFPQAEASLADAATWAAQATDALAELAAMDLADIADARGLKVNTWRTLSAPRQVNALRTWFQREAGALPSSTLLQRLQSELPGAGDAQWQSPQGTLHRRRGRLAFVPAAGPVMSAPESLLHISGPGRYPLPGWGGELVATRVRQDGVHPAWLARIDLRRREGGEQFMAGVGRPARSLKKQYQAADVPAWERDGPLLYSGGQLVFVPGLGIDARVLALPGQPQLRLRWQRG from the coding sequence ATGGCCGCTTCACGGACACCAGCGACCGCTGAGCCCGCGCCACGCATCGCGGTTGCCTATAGCGCCGGCCGCGATTCCACCGCCCTGCTGCATGCCACCGCCACCGCTGCGGTGGGGCAGGGCGTTGAAGTTCTTGCACTCCACATCCACCACGGGCTGAGTCCGCACGCAGACGATTGGCTCGCCCATGCGCAGCGGCAGTGCGCTCGGTGGCGCAGGCAGGGTCTGCCGGTGCGCTTGTGCACGCAGAGACTGACGCACAAACCGGCCACGGGGGAAAGCGTGGAAGCCTGGGCGCGTCGCGAGCGTTATCGCGCGTTGCGCGAGATGGCGTTGCAGGAGGGCGCAACCCTCGTGCTGCTGGCCCACCATCAGCGCGACCAGGCCGAGACGCTGCTCCTGCAGGCCCTGCGCGGCGCGGGTGTCGCCGGGCTCGCCGGGATGCCGGAGACGATCGAACGCGAGGGCGTGACATGGACCCGCCCGTGGCTGCAGCAGTCGCGTTCGGCGATCGAGGCCTACGTGCGGCATCACCGCCTGCGCTTCGTCGATGACGACAGCAACGACCAGCCCCGTTTTGCCCGCAACCGCCTGCGGCTCGATGTGTGGCCTGCGCTGGTGAAAGCCTTTCCGCAGGCCGAGGCCAGCCTGGCCGATGCGGCCACCTGGGCCGCTCAGGCGACCGACGCATTGGCCGAACTGGCCGCCATGGATCTCGCCGACATTGCGGATGCCCGTGGCCTGAAGGTCAACACGTGGCGGACGCTCAGCGCACCGCGGCAGGTCAACGCCTTGCGCACCTGGTTTCAGCGCGAAGCCGGGGCGCTGCCCAGTTCGACGCTGCTGCAGCGCCTGCAATCCGAGCTGCCCGGTGCCGGTGATGCCCAATGGCAATCACCGCAAGGGACCTTGCATCGTCGTCGCGGGCGGCTGGCATTCGTCCCTGCCGCGGGGCCAGTCATGTCTGCACCAGAGAGCTTGCTGCACATCTCCGGCCCCGGCCGCTATCCGCTCCCGGGGTGGGGCGGTGAACTGGTGGCCACCCGCGTCCGGCAGGACGGCGTCCACCCCGCTTGGCTGGCCAGGATCGACCTGCGCAGGCGCGAAGGAGGAGAGCAGTTCATGGCCGGCGTCGGCCGCCCGGCCCGCAGCCTGAAGAAGCAGTACCAGGCTGCCGACGTGCCAGCCTGGGAGCGTGACGGCCCGCTCCTCTACAGCGGCGGCCAGCTGGTCTTCGTGCCCGGCCTGGGCATTGATGCACGCGTGCTGGCGCTGCCCGGCCAGCCGCAGCTGCGCCTGCGTTGGCAGCGCGGCTAA
- a CDS encoding acetyl-CoA carboxylase carboxyltransferase subunit alpha, which translates to MSKRHFLEFEQPIAELETKIEELRYVQSESAVDISEEIDRLGKKSQQLVKDIYSNLTPWQVTQISRHTQRPYAMDYINEVFTDFQELRGDRHFADDQSIVGGLARFNGQACMVIGHQKGRDTKERAMRNFGMSRPEGYRKALRLMKLAEKFGLPVFTFVDTPGAYPGIGAEERGQSEAIGRNIFEMAQLEVPIIVTIIGEGGSGGALAISVGDQVLMLQYAVYSVISPEGCASILWKTAERASDAAEALGITAHRLKALGLVDKIVNEPVGGAHRDPKQMCAFLKRALNDALRQVVDLKPKELLQRRYERLQSYGRFTDTSDR; encoded by the coding sequence ATGAGCAAACGACACTTCCTCGAGTTCGAGCAACCCATTGCCGAGCTTGAAACCAAGATCGAAGAGCTGCGCTACGTACAAAGTGAATCGGCCGTCGACATCTCCGAAGAGATCGACCGCCTGGGCAAGAAAAGCCAGCAGCTCGTCAAGGACATCTACTCCAACCTGACCCCGTGGCAGGTCACGCAGATCTCGCGGCATACGCAGCGCCCGTATGCGATGGACTACATCAACGAGGTCTTCACTGACTTCCAGGAACTGCGCGGCGACCGTCATTTCGCCGACGACCAATCCATCGTCGGCGGCCTCGCCCGTTTCAACGGCCAAGCCTGCATGGTCATCGGTCACCAGAAGGGCCGAGACACGAAGGAGCGCGCGATGCGCAACTTCGGCATGTCGCGCCCCGAGGGCTACCGCAAGGCCCTGCGCCTGATGAAGCTGGCCGAGAAGTTCGGCCTTCCGGTGTTCACGTTCGTCGACACGCCCGGGGCTTACCCCGGCATCGGGGCCGAAGAGCGTGGTCAGTCCGAGGCCATTGGCCGCAACATTTTCGAGATGGCCCAGCTCGAGGTGCCCATCATCGTGACCATCATCGGTGAAGGTGGCTCCGGCGGTGCGCTGGCCATCAGCGTCGGCGATCAGGTGCTGATGCTGCAGTACGCGGTGTACTCGGTGATCTCGCCGGAAGGCTGTGCCTCGATTCTCTGGAAGACCGCCGAGCGTGCATCCGACGCCGCTGAAGCCTTGGGCATCACGGCACACCGGCTCAAGGCCTTGGGGCTGGTCGACAAGATCGTCAACGAGCCGGTCGGTGGCGCCCACCGCGACCCGAAGCAGATGTGCGCGTTCCTCAAGCGCGCACTGAACGACGCGCTGCGCCAGGTCGTCGACCTCAAGCCCAAGGAACTGCTGCAGCGTCGCTATGAGCGACTGCAGTCCTATGGCCGCTTCACGGACACCAGCGACCGCTGA
- a CDS encoding DNA-3-methyladenine glycosylase 2 family protein, producing the protein MRTVTPDYWDEACKHLAKRDRVMRKLIPQCGEGQLQSRGDAFTTLARSIVGQQISVKAAQAVWDRFVALMDGAPTRVLPAAVAQIEATVLRSAGLSARKVEYLLDLAQHFESGKVHVRQWQQMDDEAIIDELVAIRGIGRWTAEMFLIFHLMRPNVLPLDDVGLIKGISLNYFSGEPVSRAEAREVGDAWAPFRSVATWYIWRSLDPLPVAY; encoded by the coding sequence GTGCGTACCGTCACCCCCGACTATTGGGACGAGGCGTGCAAGCACCTCGCCAAACGTGACCGCGTGATGCGCAAGCTCATTCCCCAGTGCGGGGAAGGGCAACTGCAAAGCCGCGGTGACGCGTTCACGACCTTGGCGCGCTCCATCGTTGGCCAGCAGATCTCGGTCAAGGCCGCACAGGCGGTATGGGATCGCTTCGTTGCCTTGATGGATGGCGCGCCCACACGCGTGCTGCCCGCAGCCGTGGCGCAGATCGAAGCCACGGTGCTGCGCAGTGCCGGCCTGTCGGCTCGCAAGGTGGAATACCTGCTCGACCTGGCCCAGCATTTCGAGTCGGGGAAAGTCCATGTGCGCCAGTGGCAGCAGATGGACGACGAAGCCATCATCGACGAGCTTGTTGCGATTCGCGGCATTGGCCGCTGGACGGCAGAGATGTTCCTGATCTTCCACCTCATGCGGCCCAATGTGCTGCCGCTCGACGACGTCGGCTTGATCAAGGGCATCAGCCTCAACTACTTCAGCGGCGAGCCCGTTTCCAGGGCCGAAGCCCGTGAAGTTGGCGACGCCTGGGCCCCTTTTCGCTCGGTGGCCACGTGGTACATTTGGCGCAGCCTCGACCCTCTGCCTGTGGCTTACTGA
- the cysS gene encoding cysteine--tRNA ligase, which yields MTLRIFNTLTRQTEVFAPIEPNHVRMYVCGMTIYDLCHVGHARFMMAFDVVARWLRVSGYRVTYVRNITDIDDKIIKRALERNIPIRQLTAEMTQAMHEDVAALGIEPPTHEPRATEYVPQMLAMISTLERKGLAYRAPNGDVNYSVRKFEGYGKLSGKSLDQLRAGERVAVLDGKDDPLDFVLWKSAKPTEPDDAKWASDYGPGRPGWHIECSAMSCALLGEQFDIHGGGMDLQFPHHENEIAQSEGATGKRFVNLWMHNGFLNVVNDEGEGVKMSKSLGNFFTIRDVLKHYDGETLRFFMLRTHYRSPLNFGDANLHDARNGLRRLYTALLDLDVPAIPIDWAQPQAARFREAMNEDFSTPEAVAVLFELAGDVNRTRSPEQAALLRGLAGVLGLLQQNPRAYLQGGAGIDDATIQARIDERAAAKKARDFALADQIRKDLLAQGIVLQDSPQGTTWTKA from the coding sequence ATGACCTTGCGCATCTTCAACACCTTGACCCGCCAGACCGAGGTGTTCGCTCCCATCGAGCCCAACCATGTGCGCATGTACGTCTGCGGCATGACGATCTACGACCTTTGCCACGTTGGCCATGCGCGCTTCATGATGGCCTTCGACGTGGTGGCGCGCTGGCTGCGGGTGTCGGGCTACCGCGTCACCTACGTGCGCAACATCACCGACATCGACGACAAGATCATCAAGCGAGCGCTCGAGCGCAACATCCCGATCCGCCAGCTCACCGCCGAGATGACGCAGGCGATGCACGAAGACGTGGCCGCGCTCGGCATCGAGCCGCCCACGCACGAGCCGCGCGCCACCGAATACGTGCCGCAGATGCTGGCGATGATCAGCACGCTGGAGCGCAAGGGCCTGGCCTATCGCGCGCCGAATGGAGACGTGAACTACTCGGTTCGCAAGTTCGAGGGCTACGGCAAGCTCTCAGGCAAGTCGCTCGACCAACTCCGTGCCGGCGAGCGTGTGGCCGTGCTCGATGGCAAGGACGACCCGCTCGACTTCGTGCTGTGGAAGTCGGCAAAGCCCACCGAGCCCGACGACGCCAAGTGGGCCAGCGACTACGGCCCTGGCCGCCCGGGCTGGCACATCGAATGCTCGGCGATGAGCTGCGCGCTCCTCGGCGAGCAGTTCGACATCCACGGTGGTGGCATGGACCTCCAGTTCCCGCATCACGAGAACGAGATCGCGCAGAGCGAAGGCGCCACCGGCAAGCGCTTTGTCAACCTCTGGATGCACAACGGCTTTCTCAACGTCGTGAACGACGAGGGCGAAGGCGTGAAGATGTCGAAGTCGCTCGGCAACTTCTTCACCATCCGCGACGTGCTCAAGCACTACGACGGCGAGACGCTGCGCTTCTTCATGCTGCGCACGCACTACCGCAGCCCGCTGAATTTCGGCGATGCGAACCTGCACGATGCGCGCAACGGCCTGCGCCGCCTCTACACCGCGCTGCTCGACCTCGACGTGCCCGCCATACCCATCGACTGGGCACAGCCGCAGGCTGCACGCTTCCGCGAAGCGATGAACGAGGACTTCAGCACACCGGAAGCGGTGGCCGTCCTCTTCGAACTGGCCGGCGACGTGAACCGCACCCGCTCGCCCGAGCAGGCCGCCCTGCTCAGGGGTCTTGCCGGCGTGCTCGGCCTCCTGCAGCAGAACCCGCGTGCCTATCTGCAGGGTGGCGCCGGCATCGACGATGCCACGATTCAGGCCAGGATCGACGAGCGCGCGGCCGCGAAGAAGGCGCGCGACTTCGCGCTCGCCGATCAGATCCGCAAGGACCTCCTCGCACAAGGCATCGTGCTGCAGGACTCGCCGCAAGGCACCACCTGGACCAAGGCCTGA
- a CDS encoding tetratricopeptide repeat protein, protein MTFAAGAHADEYADVDRLFSAGQWAEAVQKADQFLATHPRDARMRFLKGLAVAEQGRSVEATAIFVKLTEDFPELPEPYNNLAVLYSKQGQYDQARRALESAIRTNPSYATAYENLGDVYAKLASQAYSKALQVDGNNTAKVGPKLAMIRDLFTPKASALAVASTKPVTTGKPSAPPAPAPSLTPSPTPAPAPAPATVAKAAPTPPAARPAPAAPPAPVAPASGNAEQEVQAAVQAWASAWSRKDVEAYIGAYTPSFTGGKSRKTWEAERRARIEGKRSISVALSAVETRVQGDKAVVQFRQQYNADTLKVSSRKTLELVKVSGRWLIQKESTGS, encoded by the coding sequence ATGACCTTCGCCGCGGGCGCGCATGCCGATGAGTACGCCGATGTCGATCGCCTGTTCAGCGCTGGCCAGTGGGCCGAGGCCGTGCAGAAGGCCGACCAGTTTCTCGCAACCCACCCGCGCGATGCCCGCATGCGATTCCTGAAGGGCCTGGCGGTCGCCGAGCAAGGCAGAAGCGTCGAGGCCACGGCCATCTTCGTGAAGCTGACCGAAGACTTTCCCGAACTCCCCGAGCCCTACAACAACCTTGCCGTGCTCTACAGCAAGCAGGGGCAGTACGACCAGGCGCGGCGTGCGCTGGAGTCGGCCATCCGCACCAACCCGAGCTACGCCACCGCCTACGAGAACCTGGGCGATGTGTACGCCAAGCTCGCAAGCCAGGCCTACTCGAAGGCGCTGCAGGTGGACGGCAACAACACCGCGAAGGTCGGCCCGAAGCTCGCGATGATCCGTGACCTCTTCACGCCGAAAGCCTCCGCGCTGGCGGTGGCGAGCACGAAGCCCGTCACGACTGGCAAGCCGTCGGCACCGCCCGCTCCCGCACCCTCTCTCACACCCTCTCCCACGCCGGCTCCTGCCCCCGCACCCGCGACGGTCGCCAAGGCCGCCCCCACGCCCCCGGCCGCACGTCCCGCACCTGCTGCGCCGCCCGCACCCGTGGCACCCGCCTCCGGCAATGCCGAACAGGAGGTGCAAGCCGCCGTGCAGGCCTGGGCCAGCGCATGGAGCCGCAAGGACGTCGAGGCCTACATCGGCGCCTACACACCCTCGTTCACCGGCGGCAAGAGCCGCAAGACATGGGAAGCCGAACGCCGTGCGCGCATCGAAGGCAAGCGCAGCATCTCGGTTGCACTCAGCGCGGTCGAGACTCGCGTGCAAGGCGACAAGGCCGTGGTGCAGTTTCGGCAGCAGTACAACGCCGATACGCTCAAGGTCTCCAGCCGCAAGACGCTCGAGCTGGTGAAGGTGTCGGGCCGCTGGCTGATCCAGAAGGAAAGCACCGGCTCGTGA
- a CDS encoding L,D-transpeptidase family protein, which yields MGLARLIGVARKASLGTAVMAACALVAPPLALAAPPTAKSSVAAPQPASPEARLIDVYRLIRAGDTRQALAKAESLSRDVPNFQLAQLVYGDLLLTRRGKLGSLDVAPSELPASAASNWAQLRQEAAVRLAALTERPPSHAIPRQFIDLPTSTRHAIAVDASRSRLYLFENDAQGLRLVADHYVSLGRLGVDKKEQGDQRTPLGVYFITSRLEARQLKDFYGPGALTLNYPNEYDRRRGKTGGGIWLHGVPPENYARAPQSTDGCVVLANDDLLRLLRDVSPRRTPVIIAPRIEWVAQSHTERERTAARALVEQWRQARSRGDMSKLMSFYSAQFTSGSADLAQWSQTVSREVNAARGRESELKELSILSWRDTSEVLIVTFGEVLKGQVSGPMKRQYWGKEGGQWKIFFEGVIG from the coding sequence GTGGGATTGGCTCGACTCATCGGGGTGGCACGCAAGGCCTCGCTCGGCACGGCCGTCATGGCGGCCTGCGCGCTCGTCGCCCCACCGCTCGCGCTCGCGGCCCCACCCACTGCGAAGAGCAGCGTGGCGGCGCCACAACCCGCATCGCCCGAGGCGAGGCTCATCGACGTGTATCGCCTCATTCGCGCCGGTGACACACGCCAGGCGCTCGCCAAGGCAGAGTCGCTCTCTCGCGATGTGCCCAACTTCCAGCTCGCCCAGCTGGTCTACGGCGACCTGCTGCTCACGCGTCGCGGCAAGCTCGGGTCGCTCGATGTGGCGCCGTCGGAACTGCCGGCCTCGGCCGCGTCCAACTGGGCCCAGCTGCGGCAAGAAGCGGCCGTGCGCCTGGCCGCCCTCACCGAGCGCCCGCCGAGCCACGCCATTCCGCGCCAGTTCATCGACCTGCCGACCAGCACCCGCCATGCGATCGCCGTCGATGCCAGCCGCTCGCGGCTCTATCTCTTCGAGAACGATGCGCAGGGCCTGCGGCTCGTGGCCGACCACTACGTCTCGCTCGGCCGCCTGGGCGTCGACAAGAAGGAGCAAGGCGACCAGCGCACGCCCCTGGGCGTGTACTTCATCACCAGCCGCCTCGAAGCCCGCCAGCTGAAGGACTTCTACGGCCCGGGCGCGCTCACGCTCAACTACCCCAACGAATACGACCGTCGCCGCGGCAAGACCGGCGGCGGCATCTGGCTGCACGGCGTGCCGCCCGAGAACTACGCGCGTGCACCGCAAAGCACCGACGGCTGCGTGGTGCTCGCCAACGACGACTTGCTGCGCCTCCTGCGCGACGTGTCGCCGCGCCGCACGCCGGTCATCATCGCGCCCAGGATCGAATGGGTAGCGCAGAGCCACACCGAGCGCGAGCGCACCGCCGCGCGCGCCCTGGTGGAGCAATGGCGTCAGGCGCGCTCCCGCGGCGACATGAGCAAGCTGATGTCGTTCTACTCAGCGCAGTTCACGAGCGGCAGCGCCGACCTCGCGCAATGGTCGCAAACGGTGAGCCGCGAAGTGAACGCGGCGCGCGGCCGCGAGTCCGAGCTGAAGGAGCTGTCCATCCTGTCGTGGCGAGACACCAGCGAGGTGCTGATCGTGACCTTCGGTGAAGTGCTCAAAGGCCAGGTCAGCGGCCCCATGAAGCGCCAGTACTGGGGCAAGGAGGGTGGACAATGGAAGATCTTTTTCGAAGGAGTGATCGGATGA
- a CDS encoding peptidylprolyl isomerase produces the protein MKTRWLPVFAAAVIGLGASLAAHAQKVKLATSMGDIVVELDAAKAPKTVDNFVQYVKAGHYDGTVFHRVIDGFMIQGGGMTADMNEKKTRAPIPLEADNGLKNMRGTIAMARTSIPDSATSQFFINVNDNDALNARGPGNGYAVFGKVVSGMDVVDKIRLVKTGNKPPHANVPVEPVVIKKATLEK, from the coding sequence ATGAAAACCCGCTGGTTGCCCGTGTTCGCTGCTGCCGTGATCGGCCTCGGCGCGAGCCTTGCTGCCCATGCCCAGAAGGTCAAGCTCGCCACCTCGATGGGCGACATCGTGGTCGAACTCGATGCGGCCAAGGCGCCCAAGACCGTCGACAACTTCGTGCAGTACGTGAAGGCCGGCCATTACGACGGCACCGTGTTCCACCGCGTGATCGATGGCTTCATGATCCAGGGCGGCGGCATGACGGCCGACATGAACGAGAAGAAGACCCGCGCGCCCATCCCGCTCGAAGCCGACAACGGCCTGAAGAACATGCGCGGCACGATCGCTATGGCCCGCACTAGCATCCCCGATTCGGCCACGTCGCAGTTCTTCATCAACGTCAACGACAACGACGCGCTCAACGCCCGCGGCCCGGGCAACGGCTACGCCGTATTCGGCAAGGTCGTCTCCGGCATGGACGTGGTCGACAAGATCCGCCTGGTCAAGACCGGCAACAAGCCCCCTCACGCCAACGTGCCTGTCGAGCCCGTCGTGATCAAGAAAGCCACCCTGGAGAAATGA
- a CDS encoding peptidylprolyl isomerase, which yields MSKSIELQTNKGNIRIELDEAKAPATVANFVSYVEKGHYDGTVFHRVIKSFMIQGGGFEPGMKQKPTDAPIQNEANNGLKNNHYTIAMARTSAPHSASAQFFINTTDNDFLNFKSESPNGWGYAVFGKVVSGQEVVDAIEGVKTGNRGGHGDVPLEDVVITKAVVV from the coding sequence ATGAGCAAATCCATCGAACTGCAGACCAACAAGGGCAACATCCGCATCGAGCTCGACGAAGCGAAGGCACCTGCGACCGTCGCCAACTTCGTCTCCTATGTGGAAAAGGGCCACTACGACGGCACGGTGTTCCACCGCGTGATCAAGAGCTTCATGATCCAAGGCGGCGGCTTCGAGCCGGGCATGAAGCAGAAGCCCACCGACGCGCCGATCCAGAACGAAGCCAACAATGGCCTCAAGAACAACCACTACACGATCGCGATGGCGCGCACGAGCGCCCCGCACTCGGCCTCGGCGCAGTTCTTCATCAACACCACCGACAACGACTTCCTCAACTTCAAGTCGGAGTCGCCCAACGGCTGGGGCTATGCCGTGTTCGGCAAGGTGGTCTCCGGCCAGGAAGTCGTCGACGCCATCGAAGGCGTGAAGACCGGCAACCGCGGCGGCCACGGCGACGTGCCGCTCGAAGACGTGGTCATCACCAAGGCTGTCGTCGTCTGA
- a CDS encoding UDP-2,3-diacylglucosamine diphosphatase: MSETLSAPPELLADAHWQRIDFISDLHLSADTPRTFEAWASYLRDTPADAVFILGDLFEVWVGDDSRFEGFEAACAQVLRDASAKRSLAFLVGNRDFLVGDALLKDCGVTALADPTLLLAFGQRVLLTHGDALCLADTEYQAFRAMVRSPAWQGQFLAQPLEARREYARQVRQQSEARKTSQASPQEWADVDVPEAQRWLRAASSSTMVHGHTHRPASQPLGDGCERHVLSDWELDHRPHRAEVLRLTHQGFQRLPLTQALAP; encoded by the coding sequence ATGAGTGAAACGCTTTCCGCGCCGCCTGAGCTTCTGGCCGATGCGCACTGGCAGCGCATCGACTTCATTTCCGACCTGCACCTGAGCGCCGACACGCCGCGCACCTTTGAGGCCTGGGCCTCGTACCTGCGCGATACCCCGGCCGATGCGGTGTTCATCCTCGGCGACCTGTTCGAGGTGTGGGTCGGCGACGATTCCCGTTTCGAGGGCTTCGAGGCCGCATGCGCGCAGGTGCTGCGCGACGCTTCGGCAAAACGCAGCCTCGCCTTCCTGGTGGGCAACCGCGACTTCCTCGTCGGTGACGCGCTGCTGAAGGATTGCGGCGTCACCGCCCTCGCCGACCCGACGCTGCTGCTCGCCTTCGGCCAACGCGTGCTGCTCACCCACGGCGACGCCCTGTGCCTCGCCGACACCGAGTACCAGGCATTCCGCGCGATGGTGCGCAGCCCTGCGTGGCAGGGGCAGTTTCTCGCGCAACCGCTGGAAGCACGCCGCGAGTACGCGCGCCAGGTGCGCCAGCAGAGCGAAGCGCGCAAGACCTCGCAAGCGTCACCCCAAGAATGGGCCGACGTGGACGTGCCCGAAGCGCAGCGCTGGTTGCGCGCTGCGTCGTCGTCGACGATGGTGCACGGCCACACACACCGGCCTGCATCGCAGCCGCTGGGTGACGGCTGCGAGCGGCATGTGCTGTCCGATTGGGAACTCGACCACCGCCCCCACCGCGCCGAAGTGCTGCGCCTCACGCACCAAGGCTTTCAGCGCCTGCCGCTCACCCAAGCGCTGGCGCCCTGA
- a CDS encoding zinc-dependent peptidase, with amino-acid sequence MVLAAWRRWRERRTLATRPIPDAMWRSTLARYAFLAALPPGDAQRLRDMATLFLAQKEFTGAGGLEVTDDMAVTIAAQACLPVLELGLHWYDSFVTIVLHPDEVVAAREVTDEFGIVHHYEEALVGEALGDGPMMLSWRGVTDAAHTDGPVYNVVIHEFAHVIELRSGDATGIPPLPDAASREHWRRVIEASHLRLVRRIDAGADTVLDPYGAESVSEFFAVACEGFFVAGAALREDDPYLYELLKGFFRQDPAERQAP; translated from the coding sequence ATGGTGCTTGCCGCCTGGCGCCGTTGGCGCGAACGCCGCACGCTGGCCACACGGCCCATCCCCGACGCGATGTGGCGGTCGACCCTCGCGCGCTATGCCTTCCTCGCGGCGCTCCCGCCCGGCGACGCACAACGCTTGCGCGACATGGCCACGCTCTTCCTCGCGCAGAAGGAGTTCACTGGCGCAGGTGGCCTCGAGGTCACCGACGACATGGCCGTGACCATCGCCGCCCAGGCCTGCCTGCCGGTGCTCGAGCTCGGCCTGCACTGGTACGACAGCTTCGTGACCATCGTGCTGCACCCCGACGAAGTGGTCGCCGCGCGCGAGGTGACCGACGAGTTCGGCATCGTGCACCACTACGAGGAAGCCCTGGTCGGCGAAGCCTTGGGCGATGGGCCGATGATGCTCAGCTGGCGTGGCGTCACCGATGCCGCCCACACCGACGGGCCGGTCTACAACGTCGTGATCCACGAATTCGCCCATGTGATCGAGCTGCGCAGCGGCGATGCGACCGGCATTCCGCCTCTGCCGGACGCCGCATCGCGGGAACACTGGCGGCGCGTCATCGAGGCGAGCCACTTGCGTCTCGTGCGCCGAATCGATGCCGGCGCCGACACCGTGCTCGACCCGTATGGCGCCGAGTCGGTCAGCGAGTTCTTCGCCGTGGCCTGCGAAGGCTTCTTCGTGGCCGGTGCGGCCTTGCGCGAGGACGACCCCTACCTCTACGAACTGCTGAAGGGCTTCTTCCGGCAAGACCCGGCCGAGCGACAGGCCCCATGA